The sequence GAGAAAAAAGCCCAGACGTTGCTAAACCAAACTGATTCATGATTCCGTAAAGACGGTCATTGCGAAGGATGCTGCAACGCACAGCCTGAAGCAATCTCCCAGAATCGATATCCCAAATAAATCAGGGAGATCGCTGCGTCGGAACACTGGAAAGCTCGAGTTTACACAAAGAGACTCCTCGCGATGACTTGGTTAAAAAATTTGTATTCTATGTCGTTTTAGAAATGACTTATATCAATATATTTTAGATAAATGATAAAAACCGTTGCTCCGGCCTCTTCACTGAGAGGCGAACTCACTCTTCCTCCTGACAAATCTATTTCTCAACGTGCTGCCATCTTTTCTTTATTGCATGATGGTATTTCTGAAGTTGGAAATTATTCTCAGGCTCAGGACCCCCAAAGTACATTGAGTTGTGTTCAGCAGCTTGGGGCGGAAGTAAAAGAAGAGAACGGTAAGCTCATCATTAAAGGAACCGGGCGAGAAGGAATTCAAGAGCCGGCTAAGGATTTAGATTGCGGGAACTCAGGTACAGCTATGAGGCTGCTTTCGGGAGTATTGGTTGGTGCAGGAGTTTCGGCGAAGCTGGTGGGTGATGAGTCACTTTGTGGACGAACGATGACACGTATCATAAATCCGCTCGAAAAAATGGGAGCCCATATTTTGGCTCGAAACAGTGCCTATGCTCCACTTTTTATCAACAGAAATGAGGCGCTGAAACCCATGAAGTTTGAGTTGCCTATTCCCAGTGCGCAGCTTAAATCATGCGTGCTGTTGGCGGGGTTATTTGGGGAAGAACTAACTCAGGTTATTGAAATACTTCCAAGCCGTGATCACACAGAACGCTTGTTGGATTTAGATCAGAAGATCGTTCATGACCGGAAAATTATATCTGCAAGCCTTGCTGATGAGGTTCCAAATCAAAGCTATACGATACCTGGTGACTTTTCAGCAGCGGCATTTTGGTTAGTGGCAGCGGCCATTCAAAAAGATGCTGAAATCAAGATTGAAAATGTAGGATTGAACCCAACCCGAAATGCTTTATTGGATATTCTGGGGGAAATGGGGGCTGATATCACCATAGAAAATGAACGAATGGAAGGGGCTGAACCTGCGGGAGATGTTATTGTTAAAGGTTCCGATTTAAAAGCGGTTAATATTGACCCGAAAATCATCCCCAACTGCATTGATGAACTTCCGGTAATTGCCGTTGCGATGTTATATGCTGAAGGTACCTCAGAGATTGCCGGTGCGGAAGAACTTCGTCATAAAGAAACGGATCGTATCATGGCTATGTCTAAAATGTTGAAAGCTGTAGGCGCAGATTTCGAAGAAAAAGAAGACGGGCTAATCATCCACGGGAATCCAGATTTTAGTTTCAAGTCCGCCAAGTTTGAATCTTTCCACGACCATCGCATTGCTATGGCTTCAGCGGTATTATCACTCAAAGCTCAAAATGAGTGCATCATCAAAGATGCTGAAAGCGCGG comes from Balneola sp. and encodes:
- the aroA gene encoding 3-phosphoshikimate 1-carboxyvinyltransferase; the protein is MIKTVAPASSLRGELTLPPDKSISQRAAIFSLLHDGISEVGNYSQAQDPQSTLSCVQQLGAEVKEENGKLIIKGTGREGIQEPAKDLDCGNSGTAMRLLSGVLVGAGVSAKLVGDESLCGRTMTRIINPLEKMGAHILARNSAYAPLFINRNEALKPMKFELPIPSAQLKSCVLLAGLFGEELTQVIEILPSRDHTERLLDLDQKIVHDRKIISASLADEVPNQSYTIPGDFSAAAFWLVAAAIQKDAEIKIENVGLNPTRNALLDILGEMGADITIENERMEGAEPAGDVIVKGSDLKAVNIDPKIIPNCIDELPVIAVAMLYAEGTSEIAGAEELRHKETDRIMAMSKMLKAVGADFEEKEDGLIIHGNPDFSFKSAKFESFHDHRIAMASAVLSLKAQNECIIKDAESAAVSYPSFWEDLAKVSM